One genomic window of Falco cherrug isolate bFalChe1 chromosome 20, bFalChe1.pri, whole genome shotgun sequence includes the following:
- the HOXB5 gene encoding homeobox protein Hox-B5 — MSSYFVNSFSGRYPNGPDYQLLNYGTSSSMNGSYRDSSTMHSSSYGYNYNGMDLSINRSASSSHFGAVGESSRGFPSPAQESRFRQASSCSLSSPDSLPCSNSESHGGKPAPSPSDQATSASTTNTNFTELDETSASSGADEGTPISSSIPRAQAEPIATSTAATEGQAPQIFPWMRKLHISHDMTGPDGKRARTAYTRYQTLELEKEFHFNRYLTRRRRIEIAHALCLSERQIKIWFQNRRMKWKKDNKLKSMSLASAGSAFQP; from the exons ATGAGCTCTTACTTTGTAAACTCGTTCTCAGGGCGCTACCCAAATGGCCCCGACTATCAGTTACTAAATTATGGGACCAGCAGTTCCATGAACGGTTCTTACAGAGATTCAAGCACCATGCATTCCAGCTCTTATGGCTACAACTACAATGGGATGGACCTTAGCATCAACCGCTCAGCCTCCTCTAGTCACTTTGGGGCTGTGGGGGAGAGCTCCCGCGGTTTCCCTTCTCCAGCTCAGGAGAGCAGGTTTAGACAGGCGTCTAGCTGCTCCTTATCTTCTCCCgactcccttccctgctccaacAGCGAGAGCCATGGAGGCAAACCCGCCCCGTCCCCCTCCGACCAAGCTACTTCTGCCAGCACCACCAACACAAATTTCACAGAACTAGACGAGACCAGCGCGTCCTCGGGAGCCGACGAGGGCACTCCAataagcagcagcatcccccgAGCGCAGGCAGAGCCCATCGCAACCTCCACCGCAGCAACAGAAGGGCAGGCACCTCAGATATTCCCTTGGATGAGGAAACTTCACATTAGCCATG ACATGACTGGCCCAGACGGTAAGAGGGCGAGGACCGCGTACACCCGGTACCAGACgctggagctggagaaggaattTCACTTCAACCGGTACCTCACCCGCAGGAGGAGGATCGAGATCGCTCACGCGCTCTGCCTCTCCGAGCGCCAGATCAAAATCTGGTTCCAGAACAGGAGGATGAAATGGAAGAAGGATAATAAACTGAAAAGCATGAGCTTAGCCTCGGCGGGCAGCGCCTTTCAGCCATAA
- the HOXB6 gene encoding homeobox protein Hox-B6: MSSYFVNSTFPVSLAAGQEPFLGQIPLYPSGYADPLRHYPTTYGATGVQEKGYTSSPYYQQSNGAYSRSSACDYGAGGFFREKDPACAPPSLDEVPFAPEPRKADCAQSKTVFGESEEQKCSAPVYPWMQRMNSCNSSSFGPSGRRGRQTYTRYQTLELEKEFHFNRYLTRRRRIEIAHSLCLTERQIKIWFQNRRMKWKKENKLLNSSQLSAEEEEEKTAE, from the exons ATGAGTTCTTATTTTGTCAACTCGACCTTCCCGGTGAGTCTGGCGGCGGGGCAGGAGCCCTTCCTGGGACAGATCCCGCTATATCCCTCGGGCTATGCGGATCCTTTGAGGCACTACCCCACCACCTATGGAGCCACGGGCGTCCAGGAGAAGGGCTACACCTCCTCTCCTTACTACCAGCAAAGCAACGGAGCCTACAGCCGCAGCTCCGCCTGTGACTATGGGGCCGGCGGGTTTTTCAGGGAGAAGGACCCTGCGTgcgccccccccagcctggacGAGGTGCCCTTCGCCCCCGAGCCGCGCAAGGCGGACTGCGCGCAGAGCAAAACTGTGTTCGGAGAGAGCGAGGAGCAAAAGTGTTCCGCCCCGGTTTACCCCTGGATGCAGCGGATGAACTCTTGCAATA GTTCTTCCTTTGGGCCCAGCGGCCGCCGAGGCCGCCAGACCTACACCCGCTACCAGACgctggagctggagaaggaattTCACTTCAACCGCTACCTGACCCGGCGCCGGCGGATCGAGATCGCCCACTCCCTCTGCCTGACGGAGCGGCAGATCAAAATCTGGTTCCAGAACCGCAGgatgaagtggaaaaaagagaataaattgCTCAACTCCTCGCAGCTGAGCgcggaggaggaagaggagaaaacgGCGGAGtga